The following is a genomic window from Nitrososphaerota archaeon.
GGAGCGGAGCAGTCTCGCTGAGACCGATGCTTATCGACAGGAGCACGCCCGTGATGATTCCAGGCATAGCATATCTGAGCGTGAGACGGTTTATCATGGTGGTCTTGGTGCTACCGAGTGCCTTCGCCGCATCTCTGATGTCGTTAGAGACCTTCCTCAGGGCCAGTTCCGTAGTTCTGAAGACGTAGGGGAACATCAGGATAGACAGGGTTAAGGCCCCTGCGAGGGCGGAATACCCCCAGCCGAAGTACAGGACGAAGACGAAGTAGCCTGCCAGCCCAACGACCATGGAGGAGTTGCCAGCCAATACATCGGCGACGAAACGCAGCGCCTCCGAGAACCTGTTGTTGTTCGAGAACTCTGCCATGTAGATTCCACCCAAGAGCCCCAGAGGGACCGTCATCGCTGTAGCCAGTAACATCAAGACGACCGTTCCGGAGATGGCGTTCGCGATGCCTCCTCCGACGAACTCCACCCCTGTCCCAACGGTTATCGTAGTCAGTGCCGCCCACGAAATGACTTCCAGGCCCCGTATCACGAAAAGATAGATTATGTCCGCGAGAGGTATCAAGACAATGAGGATGCTGAGTATAGTCAGCCCGGTCATTATCATGTTCCAGAGATGCCTCCTGCCATAGCCGGGAAGCCGGCGAACGCCCCACGGCGCGGCGGAGGCAGGTGTAGGGGAACGAGAACCCTGTGGCGAAGCCCGGATGATGGAGATAGATTGTCTCTTGCTCATCGATCACACCTGGACCAGGTGTTCGGCGCTTGAGATGAAACCACGCCTTACGAGGAGACGGGCGACTATGTTCGCCGTCGTGGTGATGAGGAGGAGGACCAGAGCTAGCTCCGCGATTGCGCTGACTTCCATCCCGGAAGGGTCGGTCAACGCGCTGTCGAACGTCACCGCCATGAATGCCGAAAGAGTGTTGATTGGATAGTACAGCGTCTTGGGAACTATGTTCAGGGCAGATTGCGATACCAGGACCACAGCCATGGTCTCTCCGAGCGCCCTTCCTAGGCCAAGGACCAGGGACCCGACTATCGCCGTCTTGGCGTAAGGCAGGACCACCTTTCGAGTGATCTCCCAATTTGTCATGCCAAGCGCCATCCCCGCCTCCTTCAACTCGACGGGGGTCTGAGCCATCGCGTCTCTGCTTATGGCTGAGACGATTGGGACTATCATCAGGGCGAGCACTATGCCAGAGGCCAAGAGACCATAACCGTAGACAGGTCCTCCGAAACCTGGGATGAAACCGAGATAGCTCGCCATCGCTGGCTCGACATAGTTGAAAAGCATAGGCGCCAGCACCAGAAACCCCCAGAAACCGAAAACGACGCTGGGAATCCCTGCCAGCAGTTCGACGAAGAATGACAGCGAATTTGAGACATGCTTCGGAGCTACGGTCGTAAGGAAGACTGCCACCCCGAGACTTAGTGGAGCCCCGATGAGGAGCGCGAGACCAGACGAGATGAGGGTCCCGGAAAAGAAGACCAGCATCCCATATGAAGCCCCCGACATAGCGGCGAACCCGCGGATTGTGGTCAGGGTGGTCGATATCCCCGGGTTCCAGATTATAGTCGTGAAGAAGTTCAGCCCGTTGACTGCTACAGAGGCGGTGCCGAAAGTCACCAGGACTGCGAGAATCATAAAAAGGAAAAGGAGCGCACTGCTTCCCAGCAGTGCGGAGACGAAGGCGTAGACCCTGTCTGCTGACCGCTTCCAGCCGCTTGCGGCTTTCATCCGCGTGAGACCTGATCTACGGGCCTATCTGCGCGATTTGGTCGTAGCTGAGAGTCGCGATGGGACCAGGCAAGGCAACGAA
Proteins encoded in this region:
- the pstA gene encoding phosphate ABC transporter permease PstA, whose protein sequence is MTGLTILSILIVLIPLADIIYLFVIRGLEVISWAALTTITVGTGVEFVGGGIANAISGTVVLMLLATAMTVPLGLLGGIYMAEFSNNNRFSEALRFVADVLAGNSSMVVGLAGYFVFVLYFGWGYSALAGALTLSILMFPYVFRTTELALRKVSNDIRDAAKALGSTKTTMINRLTLRYAMPGIITGVLLSISIGLSETAPLLFTASFSNYNFNGNLLHTPVGFLTYVVYVYSQLPSNSAHNLAFLSSFLLITSILVINVVARVVVRRFSKV
- the pstC gene encoding phosphate ABC transporter permease subunit PstC, coding for MKAASGWKRSADRVYAFVSALLGSSALLFLFMILAVLVTFGTASVAVNGLNFFTTIIWNPGISTTLTTIRGFAAMSGASYGMLVFFSGTLISSGLALLIGAPLSLGVAVFLTTVAPKHVSNSLSFFVELLAGIPSVVFGFWGFLVLAPMLFNYVEPAMASYLGFIPGFGGPVYGYGLLASGIVLALMIVPIVSAISRDAMAQTPVELKEAGMALGMTNWEITRKVVLPYAKTAIVGSLVLGLGRALGETMAVVLVSQSALNIVPKTLYYPINTLSAFMAVTFDSALTDPSGMEVSAIAELALVLLLITTTANIVARLLVRRGFISSAEHLVQV